A part of Amycolatopsis camponoti genomic DNA contains:
- the dnaE gene encoding DNA polymerase III subunit alpha, translated as MSNDSFVHLHVHTEYSMLDGAAKIAPLFAEAARLGMPAVGMTDHGNMYGGDEFYQQAKKHGLKPIIGIEAYVAPESRFHKKPVFWGQANQRGSDELGEGGDVSGAGAYTHMTMLAQNATGLRNLFKLSSLASMQGYYRKPRMDRELISENHSGIIATTGCPSGEVQTRLRLGQKEAAIQAASDYKDIFGADNFFLELMDHGLPIERSVREGLLEVGRLLDLKPIATNDSHYVTKDQADTHSALLCVQAGKTLNDPTRFKFDGDGYYLKSAADMREYWDKEVPGAADTTLMIAERVESYEDVYAHKDRLPFFEVPEGYDQGGWLREEVAKGLAWRFPGGPPEGYHERIEKELDVIIGKGFPAYFLIVADLISYARKVGIRVGPGRGSAAGSLVAYVLGITNLDPIPQKLLFERFLNPERVSMPDIDIDFDDRRRGEMIRYATDKYGVDKVAQVITFGTIKTKAAIKDSARVHFGQPGYAIADKISKALPPPIMAKDIPLSGIVDNKHERYGEAAEVRALVETDEECKTIFETARGLEGLIRNAGVHACAVIMSCDPLTDAIPLWQRDDGSIITGWDYPSCEAIGLLKMDFLGLRNLTVIGDAIDNIKANRGIDIDLDTLAIDDPETYKLLARGDTLGVFQLDGGPMRDLLRRMEPTVFDDIVAVGALYRPGPMGMNAHNDYADRKNNRQKVKPIHPELDEPLREILADTYGLIVYQEQIMHIGQKVAGYTMGRADVLRRAMGKKKKEVLDLEYEGFEAGMKASDLVPGGFSAEAVKALWDTILPFAGYAFNKSHAAAYGLISYWTAYLKANFTPEYMAALLTSVGDNKDKSAVYLSECRRLGIKVLPPDVNESALRFAAVGEDIRFGMGAVRNVGANVVESVIKTREEKGKYASFTDFLDKSELVACNKRVIESLIKAGGFDSLGHTRLSMIQVHEDAVEAVVPLKRQEAMGQFDLFGFGGDEGEAAPSSSPLAHLKFGDEEYPRKQLLAYEREMLGLYVSAHPLDGAERILRKHAPKPIAGILADPPREGEIVISGLITSLERRVNKKGEPWAICTVEDMDASLEVLFFPKSYALFSSELIEDNAVLVKGRINWREDKMSIFGGGLATLDLSEVGTGNGDDEPPLVLLAAAEKIDQSVVSELRSTLLAHKGETMVHLKLVGRNQTVFALNDYPVKVSSMLIGELKGIRGITAST; from the coding sequence GTGTCGAACGATTCCTTCGTCCACCTGCACGTCCACACCGAGTACTCGATGCTCGACGGTGCGGCGAAGATCGCTCCCCTCTTCGCGGAGGCGGCGCGCCTCGGCATGCCCGCGGTCGGCATGACCGACCACGGCAACATGTACGGCGGCGACGAGTTCTACCAGCAGGCGAAGAAGCACGGCCTCAAGCCGATCATCGGCATCGAGGCGTACGTCGCGCCGGAGAGCCGCTTCCACAAGAAGCCGGTCTTCTGGGGCCAGGCGAACCAGCGCGGCTCGGACGAGCTGGGTGAGGGCGGCGACGTCTCGGGCGCCGGCGCGTACACCCACATGACGATGCTCGCGCAGAACGCCACCGGGCTGCGGAACCTGTTCAAGCTGTCCTCGCTGGCCAGCATGCAGGGCTACTACCGCAAGCCCCGGATGGACCGCGAGCTGATCTCGGAGAACCACTCGGGGATCATCGCGACCACCGGCTGCCCGTCGGGCGAGGTGCAGACCCGGCTGCGGCTGGGCCAGAAGGAAGCGGCGATCCAGGCCGCGTCCGACTACAAGGACATCTTCGGCGCCGACAACTTCTTCCTCGAGCTGATGGACCACGGGCTGCCGATCGAGCGGTCGGTCCGCGAGGGCCTGCTCGAGGTCGGCCGGCTGCTCGACCTCAAGCCGATCGCCACGAACGACTCGCACTACGTCACCAAGGACCAGGCCGACACGCACTCGGCGCTGCTGTGCGTCCAGGCCGGCAAGACGCTCAACGACCCGACCCGGTTCAAGTTCGACGGTGACGGCTACTACCTCAAGTCCGCCGCCGACATGCGCGAGTACTGGGACAAGGAAGTGCCCGGCGCGGCCGACACCACGCTGATGATCGCCGAGCGCGTCGAGTCCTACGAAGACGTCTACGCGCACAAGGACCGGCTGCCGTTCTTCGAGGTGCCCGAGGGCTACGACCAGGGCGGCTGGCTGCGCGAAGAGGTCGCGAAGGGCCTCGCGTGGCGCTTCCCGGGCGGTCCGCCCGAGGGGTACCACGAGCGCATCGAGAAGGAGCTCGACGTCATCATCGGGAAGGGCTTCCCGGCCTACTTCCTGATCGTCGCCGACCTCATCAGCTACGCCCGCAAGGTCGGCATCCGCGTCGGTCCCGGCCGTGGTTCCGCCGCCGGCTCGCTGGTCGCGTACGTCCTCGGTATCACCAACCTGGACCCGATCCCGCAGAAGCTGCTGTTCGAGCGGTTCCTGAACCCCGAGCGCGTCTCGATGCCCGACATCGACATCGACTTCGACGACCGCCGGCGCGGCGAGATGATCCGGTACGCGACCGACAAGTACGGCGTCGACAAGGTCGCCCAGGTCATCACCTTCGGCACCATCAAGACCAAGGCCGCGATCAAGGACAGCGCGCGCGTCCACTTCGGCCAGCCCGGCTACGCGATCGCGGACAAGATCTCCAAGGCGCTGCCGCCGCCGATCATGGCGAAGGACATCCCGCTCTCGGGCATCGTCGACAACAAGCACGAGCGCTACGGCGAGGCCGCCGAGGTCCGCGCCCTGGTCGAGACCGACGAAGAGTGCAAGACGATCTTCGAGACCGCCCGCGGTCTCGAGGGCCTGATCCGCAACGCGGGCGTGCACGCCTGCGCGGTCATCATGTCGTGCGACCCGCTGACCGACGCGATCCCGCTCTGGCAGCGTGACGACGGCTCGATCATCACCGGCTGGGACTACCCGTCGTGCGAGGCCATCGGCCTGCTGAAGATGGACTTCCTGGGCCTGCGGAACCTGACGGTCATCGGGGACGCGATCGACAACATCAAGGCCAACCGCGGGATCGACATCGACCTCGACACCCTGGCGATCGACGACCCCGAGACGTACAAGCTGCTCGCCCGCGGCGACACGCTCGGCGTGTTCCAGCTGGACGGCGGGCCCATGCGTGACCTGCTGCGCCGCATGGAGCCCACGGTGTTCGACGACATCGTCGCGGTCGGCGCGCTCTACCGCCCCGGCCCGATGGGCATGAACGCGCACAACGACTACGCCGACCGCAAGAACAACCGGCAGAAGGTCAAGCCGATCCACCCGGAGCTCGACGAGCCGCTGCGGGAGATCCTGGCCGACACCTACGGCCTGATCGTGTACCAAGAGCAGATCATGCACATCGGCCAGAAGGTGGCCGGGTACACGATGGGTCGCGCGGACGTGCTCCGCCGCGCCATGGGCAAGAAGAAGAAGGAAGTCCTCGACCTCGAGTACGAGGGGTTCGAGGCCGGGATGAAGGCCAGTGACCTGGTCCCGGGCGGGTTCTCCGCCGAGGCCGTCAAGGCGCTCTGGGACACGATCCTCCCGTTCGCCGGGTACGCGTTCAACAAGAGCCACGCGGCCGCGTACGGCCTGATCTCCTACTGGACCGCGTACCTCAAGGCGAACTTCACGCCCGAGTACATGGCCGCCCTGCTCACCTCGGTCGGTGACAACAAGGACAAGTCGGCGGTCTACTTGTCCGAGTGCCGCCGGCTCGGCATCAAGGTGCTCCCGCCGGACGTCAACGAGTCCGCCCTGCGGTTCGCGGCCGTCGGGGAGGACATCCGCTTCGGCATGGGCGCCGTCCGCAACGTCGGCGCGAACGTCGTCGAGTCGGTCATCAAGACTCGCGAGGAGAAGGGCAAGTACGCGTCCTTCACCGACTTCCTCGACAAGTCCGAGCTCGTGGCCTGCAACAAGCGGGTCATCGAGTCGCTGATCAAGGCGGGCGGGTTCGACTCGCTCGGGCACACGCGGCTGTCGATGATCCAGGTCCACGAAGACGCGGTGGAAGCCGTCGTCCCGCTCAAGCGCCAGGAGGCGATGGGCCAGTTCGACCTGTTCGGCTTCGGTGGCGACGAGGGCGAGGCGGCCCCGTCGTCATCGCCGCTCGCACACCTGAAGTTCGGCGACGAGGAGTACCCGCGCAAGCAGCTGCTCGCCTACGAACGCGAGATGCTCGGCCTGTACGTCTCGGCGCACCCGCTGGACGGAGCCGAGCGGATCCTGCGCAAGCACGCTCCGAAGCCGATCGCCGGAATCCTCGCCGATCCGCCGCGGGAAGGCGAGATCGTCATCTCCGGGCTGATCACGTCGCTGGAGCGGCGGGTCAACAAGAAGGGCGAGCCCTGGGCGATCTGCACGGTCGAGGACATGGACGCGTCCCTCGAAGTGCTCTTCTTCCCGAAGTCGTACGCGCTGTTCTCGAGTGAGCTGATCGAAGACAACGCGGTGCTGGTCAAGGGCCGGATCAACTGGCGCGAAGACAAGATGTCGATCTTCGGCGGCGGCCTCGCGACGCTGGACCTGTCCGAGGTCGGCACGGGCAACGGCGACGACGAACCGCCGCTGGTCCTGCTCGCCGCGGCCGAGAAGATCGACCAGTCGGTGGTGAGCGAACTGCGGTCCACGCTGCTCGCCCACAAGGGCGAAACGATGGTCCACCTGAAGCTGGTGGGGCGGAACCAGACGGTGTTCGCGCTCAACGACTACCCGGTGAAGGTCAGCTCGATGCTGATCGGCGAGCTCAAGGGCATCCGGGGCATCACGGCTTCGACGTAG
- a CDS encoding FadR/GntR family transcriptional regulator: MEAVLAHLRRLIERGDYPVGAKLPSEASLSREFEVSRSVIREALRGLQALGMTESKTGKGTFVTAAGPAENPTFGPYSARDLIEVRRHVEIPVAGYAALRRDQDHLDLLGHLVERMDAETDNTAWVALDSLFHITIAQASGNPVFGKVIEEIRDALARQSAFLNQLGDRRRQSNVEHRAIVAAIESGSEEDAVEAMTAHLTHVEATLTSIVNGDQ; encoded by the coding sequence ATGGAAGCCGTGCTGGCCCACCTGCGGCGGCTCATCGAACGCGGGGACTACCCGGTCGGCGCCAAGCTTCCCTCCGAAGCGTCCCTGAGCAGGGAGTTCGAGGTCAGCCGGTCGGTCATCCGGGAAGCGCTGCGGGGGCTGCAGGCCCTCGGCATGACCGAGTCCAAGACCGGCAAGGGCACCTTCGTCACCGCCGCCGGGCCCGCCGAGAACCCCACCTTCGGGCCCTACTCCGCGCGCGACCTCATCGAGGTGCGCCGGCACGTCGAGATCCCCGTCGCGGGCTATGCCGCGCTGAGACGCGACCAGGACCACCTCGACCTGCTCGGCCACCTCGTCGAGCGGATGGACGCCGAGACCGACAACACCGCCTGGGTCGCGCTCGACTCGCTCTTCCACATCACCATCGCCCAGGCCTCGGGCAACCCCGTCTTCGGGAAGGTGATCGAAGAGATCCGGGACGCGCTGGCCCGCCAGTCCGCCTTCCTCAACCAGCTCGGCGACCGGCGCCGGCAGTCGAACGTCGAGCACCGGGCGATCGTCGCGGCGATCGAGAGCGGCTCCGAAGAAGACGCCGTCGAAGCCATGACCGCGCACCTCACGCACGTCGAAGCCACTCTCACCAGCATCGTGAACGGGGACCAGTGA
- a CDS encoding amino acid permease, whose product MTEKTLTATPADAGDAGYNKALKPRHVNMIAIGGAIGTGLFLGAGGRLAQAGPALAIVYAVCGLFAFFVVRALGELILYRPSSGAFVSYAREFMGEKGAYVAGWMHFLNWSTTGIADITAIALYAHFWSFFSPVPQWVLALIALAVVLTLNLVSVKLFGEMEFWFAIVKVAALVLFMVIGIFLLVTQTPIDGGVPGPQLITEHGGIFPTGLLPMVLIVQGVVFAYASVELVGVAAGETEHPEKIMPKAINSIMWRILVFYVGSVVLLAMLLPWSSYTKDQSPFVTVLSHLGVPAADSVMNLVVLTAALSSLNSGLYSTGRILRSMAKAGSAPKFTGVMNRNQVPYGGILLTASVCVLGVGLNYLVPKEAFDIVLNFAAIGILATWAIIVVCHLLFVRKTRRDGLERPAFRLPFSPYTEIATLVFLAAVVVLMGFDETGRITLLALPVIAVALVAGWFAARRRIDMRAFDEEGM is encoded by the coding sequence GTGACCGAAAAGACCCTCACGGCCACTCCCGCGGACGCGGGGGACGCCGGCTACAACAAGGCCCTCAAGCCCCGGCACGTGAACATGATCGCGATCGGCGGGGCGATCGGCACCGGCCTCTTCCTCGGAGCCGGCGGGCGGCTCGCCCAGGCCGGGCCGGCCCTCGCGATCGTCTACGCCGTCTGCGGCCTCTTCGCGTTCTTCGTCGTCCGCGCGCTCGGCGAGCTGATCCTGTACCGGCCCTCCAGCGGCGCCTTCGTCTCCTACGCCCGCGAGTTCATGGGCGAGAAGGGCGCGTACGTCGCCGGCTGGATGCACTTCCTCAACTGGTCGACCACCGGCATCGCCGACATCACGGCCATCGCGCTCTACGCGCACTTCTGGTCGTTCTTCTCCCCGGTCCCGCAGTGGGTCCTCGCGCTGATCGCCCTCGCCGTGGTCCTGACGCTCAACCTCGTCTCGGTGAAGCTGTTCGGCGAGATGGAGTTCTGGTTCGCCATCGTCAAGGTCGCCGCGCTCGTGCTGTTCATGGTGATCGGGATCTTCCTGCTGGTGACGCAGACGCCGATCGACGGCGGCGTCCCCGGCCCGCAGCTGATCACCGAGCACGGCGGGATCTTCCCCACCGGGCTGCTGCCGATGGTCCTGATCGTGCAGGGCGTGGTGTTCGCCTACGCCTCGGTCGAGCTGGTCGGCGTCGCCGCCGGCGAGACCGAGCACCCGGAGAAGATCATGCCGAAGGCGATCAACTCCATCATGTGGCGGATCCTGGTCTTCTACGTCGGCTCGGTCGTGCTGCTGGCGATGCTGCTGCCGTGGAGCTCCTACACCAAGGACCAGAGCCCGTTCGTCACCGTGCTCTCGCACCTGGGCGTGCCCGCCGCCGACAGCGTGATGAACCTGGTCGTGCTCACCGCGGCGCTGTCCAGCCTGAACTCCGGCCTCTACTCGACCGGCCGGATCCTGCGGTCGATGGCGAAGGCGGGCTCGGCGCCGAAGTTCACCGGCGTGATGAACCGCAACCAGGTCCCCTACGGCGGGATCCTGCTCACGGCGTCGGTCTGTGTGCTGGGCGTCGGGCTGAACTACCTGGTGCCGAAGGAGGCCTTCGACATCGTCCTCAACTTCGCCGCGATCGGCATCCTGGCGACCTGGGCGATCATCGTGGTCTGCCACCTGCTGTTCGTCCGCAAGACCCGGCGCGACGGGCTCGAGCGGCCCGCGTTCCGGCTGCCGTTCTCGCCGTACACCGAGATCGCGACGCTCGTGTTCCTCGCCGCGGTCGTCGTGCTGATGGGCTTCGACGAGACCGGCCGGATCACCCTGCTGGCCCTGCCCGTGATCGCCGTCGCGCTGGTCGCCGGCTGGTTCGCGGCCCGCAGGCGGATCGACATGCGCGCGTTCGACGAGGAGGGCATGTGA
- a CDS encoding CocE/NonD family hydrolase gives MLDRLVDKMLGLPRAEGPAPVVTRDLAVPMPDGVTLLADRYAPAGTTSAPVVLIRTPYGRKGILSKLFGDTFARHGLQTVIQSTRGSFGSGGEFRPFHLEREDGVATAEWLRAQPWCDGTLGMAGASYLGHTQWAVGPYLDPPLKAMCLGVTASEFVSTFYPGGVLAADNMVSWSAMIGRQEERFAALPNPLQKRKTRKAMSFLPLSRADVAAIGKPVQFLQDITEHFVPEDDYWAMSDHSAEVAKLDVPVSMVTGWYDLFIGSQLRDFRTLAEAGKTPRLTIGPWAHGEPGSMGPMIRDQLGFLRAHLLGDRTFLQRAPVRLFLQGAGTWLDFESWPPPSTAIASHLRPIGGLGEAAGAEALPTTFTYDPADPTPAVGGPLLTGEWKQRDNQEVEARPDVLVFTGEPLPSDLDVIGEVSATVHVRTELGHADVYVRLCDVDANGVSRNVTDGILRLRPGFPESDADGVVTAEVTLDPTAYRFRRGHRLRVQVAGGAFPRFARNHGTDEPVTSAITGKPNRFEVFHDAARPSKITLPVFGG, from the coding sequence GTGCTGGACCGACTTGTCGACAAGATGCTCGGACTCCCCCGCGCCGAAGGCCCGGCGCCGGTCGTGACGCGCGACCTCGCCGTGCCGATGCCCGACGGCGTCACGCTGCTCGCCGACCGGTATGCCCCGGCCGGGACGACGTCGGCGCCGGTCGTGCTGATCCGCACGCCGTACGGGCGCAAGGGCATCCTCTCGAAGCTCTTCGGCGACACGTTCGCCCGGCACGGCCTGCAAACGGTCATCCAGAGCACCCGCGGCTCGTTCGGCTCCGGCGGCGAGTTCCGGCCGTTCCACCTCGAGCGTGAGGACGGCGTCGCGACCGCCGAGTGGCTGCGCGCGCAGCCGTGGTGCGACGGGACCCTCGGCATGGCGGGCGCCAGCTACCTCGGGCACACGCAGTGGGCGGTCGGGCCGTACCTCGACCCTCCCCTCAAGGCGATGTGCCTGGGCGTCACGGCGTCGGAGTTCGTCTCGACGTTCTACCCGGGCGGCGTGCTCGCGGCCGACAACATGGTGTCGTGGTCGGCGATGATCGGCCGGCAGGAAGAGCGCTTCGCGGCCCTGCCGAACCCGTTGCAGAAGCGCAAGACGCGCAAGGCGATGTCGTTCCTGCCGCTGAGCCGCGCCGACGTCGCGGCGATCGGTAAGCCGGTGCAGTTCCTCCAGGACATCACCGAGCACTTCGTGCCGGAGGACGACTACTGGGCGATGTCCGACCACAGCGCCGAAGTCGCGAAGCTCGACGTCCCGGTGTCGATGGTCACCGGCTGGTACGACCTGTTCATCGGCTCGCAGCTGCGCGACTTCCGGACCCTCGCCGAGGCGGGCAAGACGCCGCGGCTGACGATCGGACCGTGGGCGCACGGCGAGCCCGGCAGCATGGGCCCGATGATCCGGGACCAGCTCGGCTTCCTGCGCGCGCACCTGCTCGGCGACCGGACGTTCCTGCAGCGCGCGCCGGTCCGGCTGTTCCTGCAGGGTGCCGGCACCTGGCTGGACTTCGAGTCGTGGCCGCCGCCGTCGACGGCGATCGCGTCCCACCTGCGCCCGATCGGCGGGCTCGGCGAAGCGGCCGGCGCCGAGGCGCTGCCGACGACGTTCACCTACGACCCGGCCGACCCGACGCCGGCGGTCGGCGGCCCGCTGCTGACCGGTGAGTGGAAGCAACGCGACAACCAGGAGGTCGAGGCGCGCCCGGACGTCCTGGTGTTCACCGGCGAGCCACTGCCGTCGGACCTGGACGTCATCGGCGAGGTGTCGGCGACCGTCCACGTGCGCACGGAGCTCGGGCACGCGGACGTCTACGTCCGGCTGTGCGACGTCGACGCGAACGGGGTGTCCCGCAACGTGACCGACGGGATCCTCCGGCTGCGGCCCGGGTTCCCGGAGTCGGACGCGGACGGCGTGGTGACGGCGGAGGTCACGCTCGACCCGACGGCCTACCGCTTCCGCCGCGGCCACCGGCTGCGCGTCCAGGTGGCGGGCGGGGCGTTCCCGCGGTTCGCGCGCAACCACGGGACCGACGAGCCGGTGACGTCGGCGATCACCGGGAAGCCGAACCGGTTCGAGGTGTTCCACGACGCGGCCCGGCCGTCGAAGATCACGCTGCCGGTGTTCGGCGGCTGA
- a CDS encoding aspartate ammonia-lyase, whose amino-acid sequence MTTRREHDLLGDKDVPADAYWGVHTARARENFPITGTTIAAYPHLIEALASVKEAAARANAELGLLKPEIAGAIGEACREIREGALHGEFVVDVIQGGAGTSTNMNANEVIANRALELLGHAKGDYHVVHPNEHVNLGQSTNDAYPTAVNVATILAVRELAGSMVVLEKAFAAKAVEFHDVLKMGRTQLQDAVPMTLGQEFGTYAVMLGEDRLRLGEAVALLHEINLGATAIGTGLNAAPGYAEAACRHLREITGLPVVTAADLVEATQDCGAFVHLSGVLKRIAVKLSKSCNDLRLLSSGPRAGLNEINLPPVQAGSSIMPGKINPVIPEVVNQVAFEVIGNDVTVTMAAEAGQLQLNAFEPIILHALSESITHLGAACRTLASKCVAGITANVDVLRGYVENSIGLVTALNPSIGYAAATEIAKEALATGRGVAELVVEKGLIPAEELARLLRPETLARVR is encoded by the coding sequence ATGACCACCCGCCGCGAACACGACCTGCTCGGCGACAAGGACGTTCCCGCCGACGCCTACTGGGGCGTGCACACCGCCCGCGCCCGCGAGAACTTCCCCATCACCGGCACCACGATCGCCGCCTATCCGCACCTGATCGAGGCGCTGGCCTCGGTCAAGGAGGCCGCGGCGCGCGCCAACGCCGAACTGGGGCTGCTGAAGCCCGAGATCGCCGGCGCGATCGGCGAAGCCTGCCGGGAAATCCGCGAAGGCGCGCTGCACGGCGAGTTCGTCGTCGACGTCATCCAGGGCGGCGCCGGGACCTCGACCAACATGAACGCCAACGAGGTGATCGCGAACCGCGCCCTGGAGCTGCTCGGGCACGCCAAGGGCGACTACCACGTCGTGCACCCGAACGAGCACGTCAACCTCGGGCAGTCGACGAACGACGCCTACCCGACCGCGGTCAACGTCGCGACGATCCTCGCCGTGCGCGAGCTGGCCGGGTCGATGGTCGTGCTGGAGAAGGCGTTCGCCGCCAAGGCCGTCGAGTTCCACGACGTCCTGAAGATGGGCCGCACGCAGCTGCAGGACGCGGTCCCGATGACGCTCGGCCAGGAGTTCGGCACCTACGCGGTGATGCTCGGCGAGGACCGGCTGCGCCTCGGGGAAGCCGTCGCGCTGCTGCACGAGATCAACCTCGGCGCGACCGCGATCGGGACCGGCCTCAACGCCGCGCCGGGCTACGCCGAAGCCGCGTGCCGGCACCTGCGCGAGATCACCGGGCTGCCGGTCGTCACCGCGGCCGACCTGGTCGAGGCGACGCAGGACTGCGGCGCGTTCGTCCACCTGTCCGGCGTGCTCAAGCGGATCGCGGTCAAGCTCTCGAAGAGCTGCAACGACCTGCGGCTGCTGTCGTCGGGCCCGCGCGCCGGGCTCAACGAGATCAACCTGCCGCCGGTGCAGGCCGGGTCGTCGATCATGCCGGGCAAGATCAACCCGGTGATCCCCGAAGTGGTGAACCAGGTCGCGTTCGAGGTCATCGGCAACGACGTCACCGTGACGATGGCCGCCGAAGCCGGGCAGCTGCAGCTCAACGCGTTCGAGCCGATCATCCTGCACGCGCTGTCGGAGAGCATCACGCACCTGGGCGCGGCCTGCCGGACGCTGGCCTCGAAGTGCGTCGCGGGGATCACGGCGAACGTCGACGTCCTGCGCGGGTACGTCGAGAACTCGATCGGGCTCGTGACGGCGCTCAACCCGAGCATCGGGTACGCGGCCGCGACCGAGATCGCGAAGGAGGCGCTGGCGACCGGACGCGGCGTCGCCGAGCTGGTCGTCGAGAAAGGCCTGATCCCGGCCGAGGAGCTGGCCAGGCTGCTGCGGCCGGAGACGCTCGCCCGGGTCCGCTGA
- a CDS encoding asparaginase gives MTHEPLVELVRDGMVEGVHHGSAIVLAPDGSTLFTAGDPDAAMYPRSTAKPLQATAMARLGLRLSPAGFAIAAASHSGEPRHLDAALDVLGGRSPDALGNPADFPYDPVERDVWVASGRAPSRLAHNCSGKHAAMLATCDLNGWTTDGYLDPAHPLQRAIAATVEDLTGHGIERVAVDGCGAPLFATTLRGLATAVAKIATAAPGAPDHLVADGIRKHPELVGGSRRDVTAVMRAVPGLIAKDGFEAVQVAALPDGTAIAFKIADGGDRARYPVLAATLKLCGADVPPGPENLRFTGHLPVGSLR, from the coding sequence GTGACCCACGAACCCCTGGTGGAGCTGGTCCGCGACGGCATGGTCGAGGGCGTGCACCACGGCTCCGCGATCGTGCTCGCCCCGGACGGCAGCACCCTCTTCACCGCGGGCGACCCGGACGCGGCGATGTACCCGCGGTCGACGGCGAAACCACTGCAGGCCACGGCGATGGCGCGGCTCGGGCTGCGCCTGTCCCCCGCCGGGTTCGCCATCGCGGCGGCCAGCCACTCCGGCGAGCCGAGGCACCTCGACGCCGCGCTCGACGTCCTCGGCGGCCGCTCCCCCGACGCGCTGGGCAACCCGGCCGACTTCCCGTACGACCCGGTCGAGCGCGACGTCTGGGTCGCGTCCGGGCGCGCGCCGAGCCGGCTCGCGCACAACTGCTCCGGCAAGCACGCGGCGATGCTCGCGACGTGCGACCTGAACGGCTGGACCACCGACGGCTACCTCGACCCGGCCCACCCGCTGCAGCGCGCGATCGCCGCCACCGTCGAGGACCTGACCGGGCACGGCATCGAGCGGGTCGCGGTCGACGGCTGCGGCGCGCCGCTCTTCGCGACGACCTTGCGGGGGCTAGCCACCGCCGTGGCGAAGATCGCCACGGCCGCGCCCGGCGCGCCGGACCACCTGGTCGCCGACGGGATCCGGAAGCACCCCGAGCTGGTCGGCGGCAGCCGCCGCGACGTCACCGCCGTCATGCGCGCGGTGCCCGGGCTGATCGCGAAGGACGGCTTCGAAGCCGTCCAGGTCGCCGCGCTGCCGGACGGCACGGCGATCGCCTTCAAGATCGCCGACGGCGGTGACCGGGCGCGTTACCCGGTGCTGGCCGCGACGCTGAAGCTGTGCGGCGCCGACGTCCCGCCCGGCCCGGAAAACCTGCGATTCACCGGACACCTTCCCGTGGGGAGCCTGCGATGA